The following proteins are encoded in a genomic region of Oceanisphaera profunda:
- the hisIE gene encoding bifunctional phosphoribosyl-AMP cyclohydrolase/phosphoribosyl-ATP diphosphatase HisIE, giving the protein MTDAKQVSTFDETQLDWAKVDGLMPVIVQDRHSARVLMLGYMNTEALALTLASKQVTFFSRTKNRLWTKGESSGHYLQLVDISTDCDNDTLLAIVEPIGPTCHLGHVSCFNEQTAPGLTFLAELEQVIASRKGADPKSSYTASLYASGTKRIAQKVGEEGVETALAATVHDKEELVSESADLLYHLTVLLQQEELQLADVIAKLQERHR; this is encoded by the coding sequence GTGACTGATGCTAAGCAAGTTTCAACATTCGATGAAACCCAACTCGATTGGGCCAAAGTTGACGGCTTAATGCCGGTAATAGTGCAAGACCGCCACAGCGCCCGCGTGCTGATGCTGGGCTACATGAACACCGAGGCGCTGGCGCTGACGCTGGCAAGCAAGCAAGTAACCTTTTTTAGTCGCACTAAAAATCGTTTGTGGACCAAAGGCGAAAGCTCTGGCCATTATCTGCAGTTAGTGGATATCAGCACCGACTGCGATAACGATACCTTGCTGGCAATCGTGGAGCCGATTGGCCCGACTTGTCATTTAGGGCATGTATCTTGCTTTAACGAACAAACCGCACCCGGCCTCACCTTCTTGGCCGAGTTAGAGCAAGTGATTGCTAGCCGTAAGGGTGCCGATCCTAAGTCCAGCTACACCGCCAGCCTCTATGCCAGCGGCACCAAGCGTATCGCGCAAAAAGTCGGTGAAGAAGGCGTAGAAACGGCACTGGCCGCCACCGTGCACGATAAAGAAGAGTTAGTCAGCGAGTCGGCAGATCTGCTCTACCACCTCACCGTTCTGCTGCAACAAGAAGAGCTGCAACTGGCGGATGTAATTGCCAAGCTGCAAGAGCGCCACCGCTAA
- the hisF gene encoding imidazole glycerol phosphate synthase subunit HisF produces MLARRIIPCLDVKDGLVVKGVKFRNHEIIGDIVPLAQRYAAEGADELVFYDITASSQDRVVDKSWVSRVAEVIDIPFCVAGGIKSVADAAQILEFGADKISINSPALTNPALITELAETFGVQCIVVGIDSYYDEATGEYQVHQFTGDESRTQVTKWSTLDWVEEVQRRGAGEIVLNVMNQDGVRQGYDLEQLQKVRAICKVPLIASGGAGEMLHFKDAFLQADVDGALAASVFHKGIINIAELKQYLRQQGIQTRD; encoded by the coding sequence ATGCTGGCAAGACGCATAATCCCCTGTTTAGACGTAAAAGATGGCTTAGTGGTCAAAGGCGTCAAGTTTCGTAACCATGAAATTATCGGTGATATAGTGCCACTGGCCCAGCGCTATGCGGCCGAGGGTGCCGATGAGTTGGTGTTTTATGACATTACCGCCAGCAGCCAAGACCGCGTGGTCGATAAAAGCTGGGTTAGCCGTGTAGCAGAAGTGATCGATATTCCGTTTTGCGTGGCCGGTGGCATTAAGTCGGTGGCGGATGCGGCGCAAATTTTAGAATTTGGTGCCGATAAAATTTCTATCAACTCCCCTGCGCTAACTAATCCGGCGCTGATCACCGAACTGGCCGAGACTTTTGGTGTGCAGTGCATAGTGGTGGGTATCGACTCTTACTATGACGAAGCCACGGGTGAGTATCAGGTGCATCAGTTTACCGGTGACGAAAGCCGTACTCAGGTCACCAAATGGAGCACGCTCGACTGGGTTGAAGAAGTACAGCGCCGCGGCGCCGGTGAAATTGTGCTGAACGTAATGAACCAAGATGGCGTGCGCCAAGGTTATGATTTAGAGCAACTGCAAAAAGTGCGCGCTATCTGTAAGGTGCCACTGATTGCCTCTGGCGGTGCCGGTGAAATGCTGCACTTTAAAGACGCCTTCTTACAAGCAGACGTAGACGGTGCACTGGCCGCTTCCGTGTTTCACAAAGGCATCATCAACATCGCTGAGCTGAAGCAATATTTAAGACAACAAGGAATTCAAACTCGTGACTGA
- a CDS encoding extracellular solute-binding protein, translating to MSNARRRSLKLSTLALSTMLLFSPLSANAALTIYNGQHKTATLALIDAFTEHTHIKVETRQGSSNELAHQIVEEGKRSPADIIYTEESTPLIMLANQGLLATLDDQALNNIPAEYRDQKGQWVGLLARSRVIAYNKDRTATDKLPTSVYDLTDAKWKDQFAFVKTSGAFQKQLSAMIKLDGREQAKAWLEGLQKNGKEYRNNKAALDAVERGDIPFALINNYYWDSMAREQGADKLKSGLYFMGTHDLGDLITVSGAAILKSSNNLDEAQQFMAFATSEAGQQILTDKSAQYPLNSKVDTHGLKPFSELTPPNDTLDLGEYSDGKAAIELLQEVGLL from the coding sequence ATGTCGAATGCTCGCCGCCGCTCCCTTAAACTCAGCACCTTGGCGCTCTCGACTATGCTGCTTTTTAGCCCCCTGAGCGCCAATGCGGCGTTAACCATTTATAACGGCCAGCATAAAACCGCCACTCTCGCCTTAATTGATGCTTTCACCGAACACACCCACATTAAGGTGGAAACCCGCCAAGGTTCAAGCAATGAGTTGGCGCACCAAATCGTGGAAGAAGGCAAACGCTCACCGGCTGATATTATTTACACCGAAGAATCCACGCCCTTGATCATGCTGGCCAACCAAGGCTTGCTGGCCACACTCGATGACCAAGCCTTGAACAACATTCCCGCCGAATACCGTGATCAAAAGGGTCAATGGGTGGGCTTGTTGGCCCGTTCACGCGTGATTGCCTACAACAAAGACCGCACTGCAACTGATAAACTGCCGACTTCGGTGTACGACCTCACGGATGCGAAATGGAAAGATCAGTTTGCCTTCGTTAAGACCAGTGGCGCCTTTCAAAAGCAACTGTCGGCCATGATCAAACTGGACGGTCGTGAACAAGCCAAGGCTTGGTTAGAAGGCTTACAGAAAAACGGCAAAGAATATCGTAATAATAAAGCGGCGTTAGATGCCGTTGAACGCGGTGATATTCCGTTTGCACTAATTAACAATTACTACTGGGACAGCATGGCCCGCGAGCAAGGTGCAGACAAGCTCAAGTCTGGTCTCTACTTCATGGGTACCCATGACTTAGGCGACTTAATTACCGTCTCTGGCGCGGCTATTTTAAAATCAAGCAACAACCTAGACGAAGCACAACAGTTTATGGCCTTTGCCACCAGTGAAGCCGGCCAGCAGATCCTGACCGACAAAAGCGCTCAATATCCGCTAAATTCAAAAGTAGATACCCATGGCTTGAAGCCATTTTCTGAGCTAACTCCGCCGAACGACACGTTAGATCTAGGTGAATACAGCGACGGCAAAGCCGCCATTGAGCTGCTACAAGAAGTGGGCCTGCTATAA
- a CDS encoding ABC transporter permease, with the protein MCSQVTYKNRTRPIPLGLMVPVILLVLLTSLPLLYIIIRAQEAGWSHAMSLIFRARVYQLLLNTLQLLAVVTVLSTLIGVTTAWLLERTDVPKRKLWNALVTLPFAVPAFISSYSWISLLPQLEGFGGAVLVLTLCNYPLVHLPVAAALRGMDPALEETSRSLGFNRSQTFFKVILPQLRPALYGGAILIALHMLAEFGALAFLNYETFTTAIFDQYYVAFDGASAAMLTLVLLLLCLMVIGLELLLRGKANYAIERKGSPGMQQLIKLGWVKPLAVFALLALVTLAAGVPLGIIGFWLLNGTSSVFHGQEVWSALITTLSFGFGGALLAIVFALPLVFLAVRYQGRLSIMAERLPYFIHSLPGLVIGLTLVFFAIRYAFPFYQTSPLLLIGYAMLYLPLAQSSIRAALIQVSTQLEEMARSLGKNAFSVFMRITLPLIAPGVGAGLALVFLQIMKELTATLLLRPTGVDTLATKVWEHTANAEYGASAPYAALLILVSGLPVYLLTMRSFTRNTAHA; encoded by the coding sequence ATGTGTAGTCAAGTTACTTATAAAAATCGCACCCGACCGATACCTCTTGGCCTAATGGTGCCGGTTATCTTGTTGGTGCTGCTTACTAGCTTGCCGCTGTTGTACATTATTATACGGGCTCAAGAAGCGGGCTGGAGCCACGCCATGAGCCTGATTTTTCGGGCGCGGGTTTATCAGCTGTTACTCAATACGCTACAGCTACTGGCCGTGGTCACTGTGCTCAGCACCTTGATTGGTGTGACTACCGCTTGGCTACTTGAGCGCACCGATGTACCTAAACGCAAACTCTGGAATGCCTTGGTCACCCTGCCCTTTGCGGTGCCGGCCTTTATTAGCAGCTACAGCTGGATTTCGCTCTTGCCCCAGCTGGAAGGTTTTGGCGGTGCGGTATTGGTACTGACCTTGTGTAATTACCCCTTAGTGCACTTGCCCGTAGCCGCGGCGCTGCGCGGCATGGATCCGGCATTAGAGGAAACCTCGCGGTCGTTGGGCTTTAACCGCAGCCAAACTTTTTTTAAGGTGATCTTGCCGCAGCTGCGCCCAGCATTGTACGGCGGTGCCATCTTAATTGCCTTGCACATGCTGGCAGAATTTGGCGCATTGGCGTTTTTAAATTATGAAACCTTTACCACTGCTATTTTCGACCAATATTATGTGGCCTTCGACGGCGCCTCGGCGGCCATGTTAACGCTGGTGTTATTGTTGCTGTGCTTAATGGTGATCGGGCTGGAATTACTACTCAGAGGCAAAGCCAATTACGCCATTGAGCGCAAAGGTTCGCCCGGCATGCAGCAATTAATCAAACTTGGCTGGGTGAAGCCGTTGGCGGTATTCGCTTTACTGGCATTAGTGACGCTTGCCGCCGGTGTGCCACTGGGCATTATTGGCTTTTGGCTGCTGAACGGCACCTCCAGCGTTTTTCATGGCCAAGAAGTGTGGAGCGCCTTAATCACCACTTTAAGCTTTGGTTTTGGCGGCGCACTGTTAGCGATTGTGTTCGCCCTGCCCTTGGTATTTTTGGCAGTGCGCTATCAAGGCCGCTTGTCGATAATGGCCGAACGCCTACCTTATTTCATTCACAGCTTGCCGGGCTTAGTGATCGGCTTAACCTTGGTATTTTTCGCCATTCGTTATGCTTTTCCTTTTTATCAAACCTCGCCTTTGCTACTGATTGGCTACGCCATGCTGTATTTGCCCTTGGCCCAGTCGTCCATTCGCGCCGCCTTAATACAAGTATCTACACAACTAGAAGAGATGGCTCGATCTTTAGGCAAAAACGCCTTCAGTGTGTTTATGCGCATCACCTTGCCGTTAATCGCCCCCGGCGTAGGCGCGGGTTTAGCCTTAGTATTTTTACAAATAATGAAAGAGCTGACCGCCACGTTATTGCTGCGCCCTACCGGCGTGGACACCTTAGCCACTAAGGTGTGGGAGCACACGGCCAATGCAGAATACGGCGCTTCGGCCCCCTATGCGGCGTTACTAATTTTGGTATCGGGCTTACCCGTTTACCTATTAACCATGCGCTCTTTTACCCGCAATACGGCCCACGCTTAA